The nucleotide window CCGTCACGGTCGGCGAGCCCGACTGGGAGGAGTTCCACGACGCGGTGCTCTGGTCGGAGGACATCGCGTGGCCGGCAGGCGGTTTCGACCCCGACGCGTTCGATGCGGAGGCGGTGGATCGCGAGCTCGCGCTCCGCTTCGACGTCGCCAGCGACACATCCGGCCTCATCGCGGCCGACGAACAGCCCGCAGTGGATGCCGGTGCTGCCGTCGTCCGGTTGCTCGACGCGCTGATGCCGCCCTACGCACGCGAGCTTCGGATCCGCATGCGTGCGAGCGGCGCCCTCGACCCGACCGTGGACGCACCATCCCCCGAGGCCGTGCGGACTGCCGTGCAGCCCTTCCGGTGGCTGCTCGATGCCGTCGGTAGCGACGGCATCCAGCTGTCGAAGGCGGGGTGGATGCCGCCGGCCGTCGTACGAACCGGCATGGACGAGATCCCGGCATTCGCGGGGTGGATCGGGACGGGGAACCGTGAGGACAACACCGTACCGATGCGCGCGCTGCGTGAGACGGCACGGCATCTGGGGCTCGTTCGCGTCTTCAAGGGACGCCTCATGCGAACCCCGGCCGCTCGCGCGATCGGCACGGACGATGCCGCACTCCTCACGCATCTCGCGCGGCGGACGGCGCTCGGCGCGACGCGTCCGGCCGAGGAGGACGCCATCGAGCTGTATGCCGTGGAACTCGCGTGCGGTGATCGACGCTCGCGAAACCGCGAGGTGGACTCGGCGCACCGGTTTTCCCGGCTCCGTGTCGGCGATGCGTCGGACGAAACGGCGCAACTGCGTGCGATCGCGTCCGGGCTCGAGGCGCTCGAGTGGGCCAACCGCGATGGCAGCCCCCTCCTGCCGCGTGACGCGCTCGGCCTGCTCGGCGGAGTGCACGAAGTTTTCGCCTCGCTCGGCTTCCGCGCGCGCCTCGACCCGCTGATGAGCGCCGACGACGAACGTGCGGTGCTGCGAGCGTTCGGGCGGGCTGTGCTGGGGGTCGGCGACCTGGCGTGAGTTCGGGTGCATCGCCGTGCATGCCCGTCTGTGGACAACTTCTGCACGTCGCGGCGGCATCGGTTAGGTTCGCTGGCATGCCCGACTCCTCCGCCCTCCGTGCCGCCCGGCGGCTGTCCGCTGTTCTCCTCGGGGTCGCCCTGCTCGTCCCGCTCGCCGCGTGCTCGTCGGAGCCGGAGCCGACGGCGAAGCCGACGCCGTCGGAAACGCCGGTTGCGAAGATCTTCGAGACGGATGAGGAGGCGTTGGCTGCGGCAGAGGAGGCGTATCAGCGTTGGATCGATACGTTCCTGGCAAGCACAGCGAAAGGCGCGGACGCCGCTGACCTTGAGGCTGCCGCCGAAGGCTCTGCGCTACGCGACCTTGAGTCGGACATTCAAGAGTTTCAGAAGAATGGTGAGCACGTGGTCGGTGACATCACCTTCACCTTCGTCGAGACTGTCGACTCCTACGAGAGCCAGGATCGCGGAGCAGTCGTCGCCGTCCGCGCCTGCGAGGACGTTTCAGCCGTCGATGTCCTCGACGCCTCCGGGAAGTCTGTCGTCTTGCCCGATCGCGTCGACCTCGTTCCCTATTCCTTGGTCATCGAGGGCACAACGACGACGTTGAAGGTATCCGAAAGGACCCTGTGGACACGCGAAAACTTCTGCTGATCGGAGTAGCAGCCAGCGTTGTCGCGTCTCAGCTGTTGCTCGGGGCAGCCTCGCCGGCATCTGCGAACACCTGCACCACTCGCAACGCACTCACGGGGGCAGTGACCACCAAAGATGGGGTTTGTGTAGGCGCCGCCAGCTCCACTGGCGGCTCGGAGGCATCCAACGACGGGGGCGGAACTGAGAGTGGCGGCACCACCACTCGCACTCCCGGCGAGATTCTGCAATTCGGGCCGAAAGAGCTCGTCAGGACGTACCCGTGCATCGTGTCGGTCAACTTCTCGAGTTACACCTGCGCACCGGCGGAGCCGGCCGACGCGACCCCCGGAACCCCGGCCATCACGATGACGGACATCGAGCGCTTCCAGCCCGCGGATCCGGGCGCCGTCTCGGAACCCGACGGATGGGGCGTCCGGAACATGCCTGTGAACTTCGTGCTCCAGGCGGAACCCCATGTCGTCTCCGCCGAGCTTCTCGGCCAGCCGGCGGATGTGCGCTTCACACCGGTGGCATTCCGCATGGTGGCATCCGATGGCGGAGTCGTCGAGTCGACCGATCAGGGCGCGACCTGGGCCGAGCTCGGCCAGGACGAGTTCACCGTAACGCCCACGAGCCATGTCTTCACCGAACGCGGCACGCACACGATCACACCGACCGTGCTCTACTCGGCCGAGTACCGCCTCGCGGGCGGCACATGGATGCCCGTGCCTGGTGTCCTCGGTATCGAAGGCGCCCCTGAGGAGATCTACATCGGCGTCATCGAGACCGTCCTCGTCCCCAACCCCGGCGAGCGCGGCTGAGCCGGCAGCCAGCCTCGTTGCGGGCAGCTTTGACATTTTGGTTTGGCAATTTTGAAATCCCTCGACCAACAGTCGAGAGGAATCAAAAACTTTGACATACTTTGACCATGACACCGGACGAGCTGGCCGAGCTGACCGCTGGCGGGGAGACGCTCAAGCTCGAGTTCAAGTCTGAAGCGCACGGAAAACTCAGTGATAGCACCATCGTCGAGGTCGTCGTATGCCTGGCGAACGGCGAGGGCGGCACCCTCCTCATCGGTGTCGAGGACGACGGGCGGATCACGGGCGCGAAGCCTCACCACAAACCATCCACCGATCCTCTTCGTCTGCAGGCCTACATCTCGAACAACACCGTTCCTCCGCTTGTCACGCAGGCCGAAGTCGTGGTTGTCGATGAGGCCCGAGAAGTCATCCGGATCGAGGTGCCGAACGCCGAGTCGATCGTCGGCACTCGGCAGGGTCTCTATGTGCGCCGAGGGTTCGGGGCGGACGGTAGACCTGCATGCCTTCCGCTTCTTGCGCACGAGATGCTCGCAGAGCGCATCTCGCGAGGCGAGACGGATTTTGCGCGGCTGAGAGAACCCACGGCCGGCATGTCCGACCTGGACCCGGCCGAGTTCGAGCGCTTCCGGCGGCTCGCCGCGCGAGCAGGCCGCGCATCCGCTGGTTTGGCTGCCCTCAGCAACGAAGATCTGCTCAGCTCGCTCGAGGTCGCCGAGCGTGACGGCTCGCGATTGATCCTCAGGCGTGGGGCTCTGTTGCTCTTCGGGCGGAGTGAGTCGATCAGACGCTACATTCCGACACATGAGACGGCGTTCCGCGTGCTCTCCGGGAACACCGGTCGCAGTGTCGAGAACGTGGACCCCCTGTTCAAGACGGCCGAGGGCCTTTTCGAGGATCTCCGTCCGCACAACTCCGAAGCAGACATCACCGTCGGCCTCCTCCGCGTGACCATCGATCGGATTCCCGAGATCGTAGCTCGTGAACTCATTGCGAATGCGCTCGTGCACCGCGACTACACGGTGAGAGGCACGGTCGCCGTCCAGCTCTCGGATGACGAACTCCGTGTGTCGAGCCCGGGCGGTTTCCCGCGTGGGACGACGCTTCAGAACTTCCTCGAGGTCAGCAATCCGCGCAGCCGAATCCTCGCCGACGCCTTCAAGCACGCCGGTCTCGTCGAACGGAACGGCAACGGCATCAACCGGGTGTTCGAAGCAGAGCTCCGCAGCGGTCGTCCCGAGCCCGATTACAGCGGCACAGACGGAAACCAAGTGGTCGTGTCCGTGCAACTCGGCGGAAGCGATATCCCGCTGGTCCGCTTCGTCATCGAGCACGATGAACGCACCGGAAGGGCCTTCGACCTCGCCGATCTGCAGGTGGTCCGATCGCTGAAGGACGATCCGAAACAGTCTCTCACCGAGTTGTCCGGATTGCTCCAGCGCCCGATCACGCAAACGAGGACCAGGCTCACACGCCTGCTCGAAGAAGGCGTCGTCGAGATGCGAGGCAACGGTCGCGCGCGACGGTACCTTCTCAGCTCATCCACCTACCGGAAACTGGCAAGCGATGCCGGATACGTGCGCGTCCGCGCCTTCGATGAACCCCAACAGGCCCAGATGATCCTGAACTACGTCGACGCGAACGGGAGCATCTCTCGAAGCGAGGCCGCTGAACTCTGCGGGACAAGTCCGGAGGAAGCTCGCCGCATCCTCTTGCGTCTTCGCGACGAAGGAGAACTTCGGCTGATCGGAGAACGCCGCACGTCGCGCTATGTCAGAGCGTGAGCGCGCGCGGGCATCCGTGCCCCTGCGGGCACAAAGCTCAGCATCCCGTGTGCAGTTCTTGCACAGAGTGCACTACTCCCCCACCACCGCCGCATCGCCCCGCGCACCGCGCCGCAGCGCGCTGAGCGCAACTGCCACGACAGCACCGGCGAGAGCCCCGACTCCGTTGAGGATGACGTCGTCGATGTCGGCGACGCGGCCGGTGAGGCCCTGCGTGATCTCGATCGCGATCGACAGCAGGGTGCCGGCGGCGGCCCCGACGAGCACGCGCGAGCCGGCGGTGAGGCGGGGCGCGGCCAGCAGCGCGACGAGCCAGCCGATGGGGACGAATACAGCGAGGTTGCCGATGACGTTGAACCGGCCGAGGGGGTAGTCGGGGTTGGTGAGCTGCGGCACGATGGTGTCGCCGGGGGTCAGGTTCGGGATGCCGGAGCCGCCCGATCCGCCGAGCATGGTGACGGCGAGCACTCCGGCGAGGCTGGCCCCGAGCATCCACCGCGCCCATGCCCGCCGGCGTTCGGGGCGGATCAGGGTGACGGCGACGAGCGCGAGGGCGAAGACTGCGGCGGCGACCGCCACCGGGATCGGACTGAACCAGACGCCGCCTCGGAGCACGGGGTCATCTTCGCACCGGCGACGCCCGTGAAGCTGGCAGCGCGCCCGGCAGCCCCGGCAGTACCGCCCGGTAGGGTTCCGGCGAAGCGGCGGGGCGGCCCGGCATCCACCCGGGGCTTGTACCTCAGCTTTCGGGGTCGAAGCCGAACACGCGGAGTTCCTGCGGGCAGTGGCAGCCGACGGCGAACTTCGCCGCCCAGTCGAGCGCGGCGGCGCGGTCGGGCACTTCGAGCACGGTGAATCCGCCGTCGAGGCCGGTCGCGGCCGTGTCGGCGACGGTGCCGTCGCCGGCGACGGTGACGGGCGGGACGGATTCGTCGATGCCGCCGCCGAAGACCCACACGCCGGCGGCTTTCGCCTCGCGCACGACGGCGTGCGAGGAGGCCTCGACGGCGGGCAGTTCTTCAGCGGTGACATCCATCGCCGCGCTCGGGAATGAGATCAGGATCTTCATGGGGCGCCTCCTGGCATCCATCGGCGGCTGCGAACGGCGCAGGT belongs to Agromyces archimandritae and includes:
- a CDS encoding plasmid pRiA4b ORF-3 family protein, with the translated sequence MNTHERLRLRVSLDAVEPEIWRLLDIDGSLTLEELHDVLQAVMGWRDAHLHEFHDDDRSEAAFMSRRSHMDEGPVRSWVPPEEFEEARAAAANPFPGARPLTVVDESTVTVADVFDTLDGPLGYSYDFGDGWLLTLELIERAPADEPGLSPWRRRAELVRGERRGPLEDSGGPHGYEGLIDRLQDPVTVGEPDWEEFHDAVLWSEDIAWPAGGFDPDAFDAEAVDRELALRFDVASDTSGLIAADEQPAVDAGAAVVRLLDALMPPYARELRIRMRASGALDPTVDAPSPEAVRTAVQPFRWLLDAVGSDGIQLSKAGWMPPAVVRTGMDEIPAFAGWIGTGNREDNTVPMRALRETARHLGLVRVFKGRLMRTPAARAIGTDDAALLTHLARRTALGATRPAEEDAIELYAVELACGDRRSRNREVDSAHRFSRLRVGDASDETAQLRAIASGLEALEWANRDGSPLLPRDALGLLGGVHEVFASLGFRARLDPLMSADDERAVLRAFGRAVLGVGDLA
- a CDS encoding RNA-binding domain-containing protein gives rise to the protein MTPDELAELTAGGETLKLEFKSEAHGKLSDSTIVEVVVCLANGEGGTLLIGVEDDGRITGAKPHHKPSTDPLRLQAYISNNTVPPLVTQAEVVVVDEAREVIRIEVPNAESIVGTRQGLYVRRGFGADGRPACLPLLAHEMLAERISRGETDFARLREPTAGMSDLDPAEFERFRRLAARAGRASAGLAALSNEDLLSSLEVAERDGSRLILRRGALLLFGRSESIRRYIPTHETAFRVLSGNTGRSVENVDPLFKTAEGLFEDLRPHNSEADITVGLLRVTIDRIPEIVARELIANALVHRDYTVRGTVAVQLSDDELRVSSPGGFPRGTTLQNFLEVSNPRSRILADAFKHAGLVERNGNGINRVFEAELRSGRPEPDYSGTDGNQVVVSVQLGGSDIPLVRFVIEHDERTGRAFDLADLQVVRSLKDDPKQSLTELSGLLQRPITQTRTRLTRLLEEGVVEMRGNGRARRYLLSSSTYRKLASDAGYVRVRAFDEPQQAQMILNYVDANGSISRSEAAELCGTSPEEARRILLRLRDEGELRLIGERRTSRYVRA
- a CDS encoding VanZ family protein, giving the protein MLRGGVWFSPIPVAVAAAVFALALVAVTLIRPERRRAWARWMLGASLAGVLAVTMLGGSGGSGIPNLTPGDTIVPQLTNPDYPLGRFNVIGNLAVFVPIGWLVALLAAPRLTAGSRVLVGAAAGTLLSIAIEITQGLTGRVADIDDVILNGVGALAGAVVAVALSALRRGARGDAAVVGE
- a CDS encoding YciI family protein, giving the protein MKILISFPSAAMDVTAEELPAVEASSHAVVREAKAAGVWVFGGGIDESVPPVTVAGDGTVADTAATGLDGGFTVLEVPDRAAALDWAAKFAVGCHCPQELRVFGFDPES